GACCTTGCTCGTGGAGTTGCCGTCATCGTTGCGTGGAGCCAATGTGCTGGAAGTCTCTGCCATGATCACCTCACCGACGCGGCGCTCAATGAGTTTTGTCGCACATCGTCTGTTGGTGGACGAACTGAAGCCGAAAGGGAAGAATCCTACCATTCCAGTGGAGCTGGTCTGGGATGGGAAAGATCAATACCATCAACTCGTTGCTGATGGCTCGTATTTTTATGAACTCCAGGCCAAGTTGATGGAAGATCAGGGGAATGGACCCCGAACGAAGATTGTGTCACGTCGGGTTCACGGGACACTCGAAGCGTTGGCGTATGTGGGTGAAGTATTGCCTCCCCTTCCTCCGGAACCGGATATTCCGGAAGAACTTGAAATTCTTCGTGAGGGAGAAAGTTCCGAAGAGAGTGGCCCCAACACGGACGAAGATGTGAAGTCTTCCGACGATCCGGCAGTTTCAGAGGAAGAGGCTCCCATGGATGCTGCGGGTGTTCTTCTGCCGGAGGAGGCCGGTGGTTCCGAGGCCGATACTCAAATCGGTGAACCGGAGGAAAAAGATGAGAGCATAACCCCTGAAATGGGAGAGCCGCTAACATCGGAACCTTTGAGCGAGCCGATGCCTGCGTTACCTACGTCTGGGGAAGAGCTTCCGCTGGTCCGTTGATATTGATGCGGTGGGCGAGACAGCCTGCTCCAAACCCGTTATCGATATTTACCACGCCGATTCCCGATGAGCAGGCATTCAGCATCGTTAAGAGAGGGGCAAGCCCGCCAAAATTCGCCCCGTAGCCCTGACTGGTGGGTACGGCGATAATCGGGCGATCAACCAACCCTCCCACCACACTGGGCAATACCCCATCCATTCCTGCGACGACGACGACGACTCGTGCCTGGTGAAGGATTTCCTGGCGATCTAAGAGCCGATGTAAGCCGGCGACGCCCACATCATAAAGTGTACGCACCCGGCTTCCCATGACTTCGGCGGTGACTTTGGCTTCTTCGGCCACAGAGATGTCGGAGGTGCCGGCCGTGACAACAAGAATCAACCCCTGCTTGTCTCGCTTGCTATCGGAAAGAGAGACCATTCTGGCCATCTCATGATACACCGCCTTGCGGGCTAATCGCTTGAGGCTGCGCGCATTAGCGGGCGAAACTCGTGTCGCGAGGAACGGTCCGCCGGCCTTTAACAATTTTCGAGCGATGGCCGTAATTTGTGCGGGTGTTTTGCCTTCGCACAGGATCACTTCCGGAAAACCCTGTCGAAGCGACCGGTGATGATCCACTGAGGCAAACCCGAGATCTTCAAACGGGAGAGTGCGGAGCTGTCGAATGGCCTGGGGGACAGAAACGTGTCCGCCTTGAACCCGTTGAAGCAGGGCCGCTAACCGGTCGTGATTCATGAATGGGCCCTGGGGCCAAAAGTGGCGGTGCTGGCGGAAAAAAGGCCATCAGTTTCGCCTTTCGCTAATCGCGACATGAGATCTGTCACAATATGCCGGGGATTGCGCCCTTCAAACAACATTTGAAATACGCCGCGCACAATGGGCATATCCACGTGATAACGTTCAGCCAGCGCCATGGCAGCCCGGCTGGTGGGAACGCCTTCAGCCACGGTTCTAGTGGTTGAGCGTAACGTGGTCATATTCGCGCCCTTGGCCAGTTGCATGCCGACCTGGTAATTCCGGCTCAACGTCCCGGTGCAGGTGAGCACCAGATCTCCCAACCCCGATAGCCCATAAAAGGTGGCGACATCGGCGCCCATGGCCCGGCCCAACCGGATCATTTCGGCCAGCCCTCTGGTGATTAAAGCGGCTCTCGCGTTAGATCCAAGATCCAGCCCATCCACCACGCCGGCGCCAATGGCCATGACATTTTTTAATGCACCGCCCAGTTGGGCACCGATCATATCCCGTCCGGCGTACACGCGAAACTGTGGAGTGATGAAGGCTTGTTGCAGACCATTAACCAGATTGAAATCCCGCCCGGCGAGTAAAATGGTCGTGGGTTTCCAACGGCTCACTTCTGATGCGAAGCTGGGCCCTGAAAGAATGGTGATAAACGGATGCCAGACGGCAGGAAGATGACTTTCGACCACCTGACTCATTAATTGCAGCGTGCCTTCCTCAATACCTTTGGTGGCGATGATGATGGGAAGGGGTTCCTTTAATAACAGGTTGAGTTGCTTCACCATATTGGCCATGGCATGTGATGGTGCCGCCAGCAGGATGACATCTGTGCCCTGTACGCAATCCGGAAGACTGATTGTGGCCTGGATAGAATTGGGTAAGACCACCTCCGGAAGATACCAGGAATTTTCTCTGGTGCGTTGGATGGTCTCCGCGACCTCAGGTTCATGTGCCCATAAGCGGATGCTGAATCCTTTGGTGGCCAGTAGATGAGCCAAAGCCGTTCCCCAGGCTCCGGCGCCAATCACAGAAAGGACGCGAACGGAAGAGGGTGTCACGGTGTCTCCTGACAAAGATGATTCATGAATAATGGTGGAGTTGGTGCATGGGCCAAGGGGGCAAAGCGAGGTATCGGAAGAGAGACGTGCACCAGTCTGAGGGAACGAATGAGGGTCGATATTGGGATTGAATCGTGATCTATTGAGAAATTATAAAAATGACGTGGGAAATGAGTCAAATCATTTTGCGGGACCTGCCTGGACGAATCGAAGGAAATTGGGCAAGATAAAGAAATACAACAATCATGAAACATATATCATCTTAACAGAAATCAGGTGCTGTGTGAGTGAAACCAAGCCGTGTCCTTCTTGTGGCTATGATCTCCCTCGCCAAGGGCGTTTCTGTCCAAAATGCGGGAATCGGGTAGATCGAAAACCAGCGGAGGATTCCAAGCAGGAGCCACTCAACCTTCGTATCCTCTATATCATGGTGGGTCTTCTCATCCTGGCGGTCTTATTCCCTCCCTGGCAAACGCCACCCGGGCAGCCGCCCGAATTTTTAGGATTTCATTTTATTACCTCTCCCCCCACGGAGGGGGCCCAACGCAGTCCTATTCTCCAAAACATTCAACTCTTCACGATTGCCGTGGCTGGTCTGTACTTTTCCTGGGCATTTAGGGGCAAAGGCTAACCAGGACAATTCTCCGATCCGGTGAGGAGGTTCTTCATGAGGGTGAACTCTGAGGACACGGGAAATCGGGTCTATCTGGCTTTCAGATTCCCTCAACATCCCTGCCCTATTCCTGTGAGTATCACGATTGACTCCGGATTACAGCGGGTTACTTGGTGACTTGCAGGATTTGTTGAATGGCCTCAGCCTTTTGCATTCGGAGAATCTGGTAGATTTTGGGACCATCTTCCAGGACGTATTGTCGGTCTTCGGCTTGCACCTGGGCGCACGGGCCTGGTTTGTTTTGCAAAGAAAGAAAACGGGTGACAAGTGGGGGATTCCGTGAGATCCGTAAAATACTCACGGCACAGGCTTCCCCATCATAGGGTGCCGACACGATGTTGGCGTCATCCCATTCCTGTATATCATAAACATGGGTATGCACTTTGAGTTGAGGCACATTCGCATTGACCAGGGATGCGGTCGAGTCGATACACCGTTTAAATTCTTTCATACAGGTGATGCGCGAGGTTTGCAGGACCTCGTCGGTGTTGCCCTCCTTGAGCATCCAGGAACCCTGGACTTCCACCCATTGTCCCCATTCCTGATCGTGAAAGGTCTGTGGGGGAAGAAATGGGACAACACGATTTAAAAGGCGATCATCTTCGGTGAGATGTTTCAGGGTGGGAAAGTCGAGGTCCCCGGTCTGAGAGAGACCTGAATTTTTCTGATAGGCTTTCAAGGCCTGTTTAGTGGTTTCGTCGAGATTTCCTGTATAGGGTCCGACTCCATATCCAAAGCGTCCGAGAAAAATCTGTACTCCGGTCATCAACGTACGAAATTCATCCGGCTTTTTCCGTAACGCCTCCAATTCTTCCTGACCCTTCTTCTCTAACGACATTTTTGCAGCGTCCGTTTGTGCCGATTGAGAGGATGGGGGCGACGAAGATTCAGAAGATTTTTTTGGGGAGTGGGGGGTGTTCAACTCTTCGCCCGAGGCAAAGCCGGAGCCATTTGAAAAGAGTACTGTCCCGATACCCATGAATACATACAGAGCCATTAATCCGACTAAATTACCGGTGTGTTGCGACATATCACATTCCCTTCTAAGAACCTAAAAATCAGAACATCTGTGTGGTGTTCAATCAATACCTGTGGAGATCAGGATCATTCCAGGTGGAGTTCGTGGAGTCAAGAGCTCTCCTCGTCCATTGAGAGGTGAGCGGTAGTCCGCAAAAAGGTGAAATGGAAAAATGATGGAAAAAGTGGAGATGAGGGAGACCGACAAAAGACCCGGTAAGAGGATTCTGTTCTGATTGGCGGCAGAACAGATGGACCCTACCAAAACGCCGGATGGAGCATGCCCCATCCGGCGTAAGGTCCGCACACTGGGAAAATTACCGTTTCTTCGTGGCAGCTTTTTTCTTGGCTGGAGCCTTTTTCTTGGCTGGAGCCTTTTTCTTGGCTGGAGCTTTTTTCTTGGCTGGAGCCTTTTTCTTGGCTGGTGCTTTCTTCTTTGTGGCCAAAACACTCACCCCCTTTCAAATGAGATGCGAC
Above is a window of Candidatus Nitrospira neomarina DNA encoding:
- the larB gene encoding nickel pincer cofactor biosynthesis protein LarB produces the protein MNHDRLAALLQRVQGGHVSVPQAIRQLRTLPFEDLGFASVDHHRSLRQGFPEVILCEGKTPAQITAIARKLLKAGGPFLATRVSPANARSLKRLARKAVYHEMARMVSLSDSKRDKQGLILVVTAGTSDISVAEEAKVTAEVMGSRVRTLYDVGVAGLHRLLDRQEILHQARVVVVVAGMDGVLPSVVGGLVDRPIIAVPTSQGYGANFGGLAPLLTMLNACSSGIGVVNIDNGFGAGCLAHRININGPAEALPQT
- a CDS encoding NAD(P)H-dependent glycerol-3-phosphate dehydrogenase; protein product: MTPSSVRVLSVIGAGAWGTALAHLLATKGFSIRLWAHEPEVAETIQRTRENSWYLPEVVLPNSIQATISLPDCVQGTDVILLAAPSHAMANMVKQLNLLLKEPLPIIIATKGIEEGTLQLMSQVVESHLPAVWHPFITILSGPSFASEVSRWKPTTILLAGRDFNLVNGLQQAFITPQFRVYAGRDMIGAQLGGALKNVMAIGAGVVDGLDLGSNARAALITRGLAEMIRLGRAMGADVATFYGLSGLGDLVLTCTGTLSRNYQVGMQLAKGANMTTLRSTTRTVAEGVPTSRAAMALAERYHVDMPIVRGVFQMLFEGRNPRHIVTDLMSRLAKGETDGLFSASTATFGPRAHS
- a CDS encoding peptidoglycan-binding domain-containing protein; the protein is MSQHTGNLVGLMALYVFMGIGTVLFSNGSGFASGEELNTPHSPKKSSESSSPPSSQSAQTDAAKMSLEKKGQEELEALRKKPDEFRTLMTGVQIFLGRFGYGVGPYTGNLDETTKQALKAYQKNSGLSQTGDLDFPTLKHLTEDDRLLNRVVPFLPPQTFHDQEWGQWVEVQGSWMLKEGNTDEVLQTSRITCMKEFKRCIDSTASLVNANVPQLKVHTHVYDIQEWDDANIVSAPYDGEACAVSILRISRNPPLVTRFLSLQNKPGPCAQVQAEDRQYVLEDGPKIYQILRMQKAEAIQQILQVTK